In one window of Saprospiraceae bacterium DNA:
- a CDS encoding DUF3108 domain-containing protein yields the protein MAHKICIICVFIAVMSGLAFNPATNSKSGESAFGNGEKLVYKIFYNWNFVWLTAGEVHFEIKEEEDLFHIEVTGKTYASYEWFYKVRDKYHSYIDKTSGLPKLYIRDIQQGNYRRYEKVVFDYDKRMAYSYTGRTMSDLKLTEIPLDKPYYDMISCMYYLRSQDLQKFSTDKKTTFNILLDDEKYELGLKFKDYKKSFKIKDSGTYRIFHAVADVISGHVFDKDAKIKLYVGDDHNYLPVLIESPLVVGSVKAILSSCNNLKHPFDSKIE from the coding sequence ATGGCTCATAAAATTTGTATAATCTGTGTATTCATTGCTGTAATGTCTGGCCTGGCATTCAATCCGGCAACAAACAGCAAATCCGGGGAATCTGCTTTTGGAAATGGAGAGAAGCTGGTTTATAAGATTTTCTATAACTGGAATTTCGTTTGGCTGACGGCTGGTGAGGTGCATTTTGAAATCAAAGAAGAAGAGGATTTGTTTCATATTGAAGTCACTGGAAAGACATACGCGTCATACGAATGGTTTTATAAAGTGAGAGATAAGTACCATTCCTATATTGATAAAACAAGCGGTTTGCCAAAACTCTACATCCGCGACATCCAGCAAGGTAATTACAGAAGATATGAAAAGGTAGTTTTCGACTATGATAAACGAATGGCCTACAGCTATACAGGAAGAACCATGTCAGATTTGAAGCTGACTGAAATTCCATTGGATAAGCCCTATTACGATATGATTTCGTGTATGTATTATTTGCGAAGTCAGGATCTGCAGAAATTCAGTACAGACAAGAAAACGACGTTTAATATTTTGCTCGATGATGAAAAATATGAATTGGGTTTAAAGTTTAAGGATTATAAAAAATCCTTTAAAATTAAAGATTCAGGGACGTACCGGATCTTTCATGCAGTCGCAGATGTCATTTCTGGTCATGTGTTCGACAAGGATGCCAAAATAAAATTGTATGTAGGTGACGACCACAATTATCTGCCTGTTTTGATTGAATCACCCCTGGTGGTAGGTTCAGTAAAAGCCATATTAAGTAGTTGCAATAATTTAAAACACCCTTTCGACTCCAAAATAGAATGA